ACTAGCAATGAATACAGCTGCCACTCTTTTTTCACCTGTCTAAGGTTCGATGCAAACTTTGAACGTTTTGGTACAATGTGCGTTTTTTCATGCGGTGCATTCGCGATAGGTTGTTTCATAGGCTTCTCCTTCATTATTTGACAGTCATCATCAGGCGTTTGATTTGGATAGGCAGATGAGCCAACACCGCGACCCATCTACTTTCTCCATGTCCGATTAGTCGCAATCCCCAATACTAGACATATTGATGCTCTGAGACACCAATTTGTGCTGAAGTGACAGCGTTTGATTGAATGGTCGTTTTGGCGGATAATACGCCAGAAGCTGATGCAATCAACGCAATTGACCCACTTTGCGAAGTGCTCTGAACAATGACAAGACATTTCCCACGATAAGCTGACCTTTGATTTCCTTTAAAACGTTCATGACTATCTAAATTTCCATTGTCAACTCCAATAATTTTTCCCTCTCCTTTTATAGAAAACGTGATGAGCTGATCAGCATCTGGGACGACAATACCGTCTCGATCTGCAATACTTACGTCCACATGAACAATGTCGTTGCCGTCTGCTGTGATGCTCGTTCGATCTGGTTCCATGACAATCTGATCTGCTTCACCTGCTGTTTTTAATTCATGCTCGCTGACAGGCTTCCCATTTTGGAACCCTACCGCTTTAATGACGCCAGGTACGTAAGGCACATACCACGTCATCATTGCATCAGGATAATCTGACAGCCATTTTTCATTAAATTTGTTGCCGTTGAGCCATAACTCAACCTTTTCGCAATTGGTGAATGTCACCAGCCTTGCCAGATGACTTTCTAGATGTGGCAAGTTCCAATGAGAGCACATTTTCGGCCAGTTCCACAGGGTCTTTTCTAATGGCATTGGCATGGCATCATTGTAAATTGCGATATGAACCATCGGCTTATCGCTCCAAACACTTTGATGGAAGTAAGACGTTGGTTTTCTAAATCCGCACGTGTCAATGATTGACGATGCCCATCCTTTGCTAGGCCATTTTGGACTTTCGCCAATGTAATCAAATAACGTCCATAAATACTGTCCAACGACGTAATCATTCTCGACAACATCGAACCATGGGTTTTTTACGTCATACGCCCGAAAGAAATCACGCTTGGACCGAAAATGTGGAAAGGTTTCACTTCCGATAATCACTAGTTCAGGACGACGTGCTTTAAATTCGTCATACCATGGCTCCATATAATTTAAGCTCAAAACATCCATTTGATCTGCCATAGAAAGAATGTTTTCAATGATTCCTTCATGATCGCTCATCTCATGTGGCAGTCTTAACGCACAGGTGACCAGCCTCGTCGGCTCAAACTCATGTACATAATCCACAAGCATTTTCAAGATGTTCACTGATTCTGGTGACCCTTGATTTTCCACCTCATTGCCAACACTCCAGAGGAAAATACAAGGATGATTGCGATCTCTTTCAAGCATTGCTTTTAGGTCGCGCTCCCACCAGTCATTAAAATCATCTCCATAGCCCCCACCTGTCCATTTATCGAAGGCTTCATCAATGACGAGAAAACCCATTCTGTCACACATTTCAAGCATTTCTGGAGCGGGGATGTTATGACTGCATCGTACGGAATTACAGCCCATTTCTTTTGCAATTTGCAACCTACGTTCTAAGGCCCTTTCAGGAACCGCAGCCCCAAGACATCCTGCATCATGGTGGAGGTTAATCCCCTTTAGTTTCATCGACTGTTCATTTAGAAAGAAGCCATTGGTGCTTGAAAAACGTATCGACCGAATCCCAAACGTTGTGTTTTGCACTTCAATTGATTGTCCATTCTCCATAACCTCATTGACCGTCTCATACAAAGCCGGTTTTTCTGGGCTCCAAAGATCAGGGGTATGGATCAAAAATCGTTGCGTAAGCGTTTGCTTTTCTCCCGGCAGAATAGTAGCCTCCTGCTCACGGGCTTCGATAGCTGCTTCATCCTGTTTTTGATTCACGCTTGTTCGTAACGTATATGTTCTGCTGCTATCGGAATGATTGACGATAACCGTTTGGACAGAAACCTCAGCGACATCCGCTGTTACCTTAGGTGTCGTGACACTCGTTCCGTAGTGATCAATATGGAGCGGATCGTGGACTGAAAGCCATACATGTCTGTAAATGCCCGATCCTGAATGCCAGCGACAGTTGGGTTGATCTGAATTATCCACTTTGACAGCGATTACATTTTCATCGTTTAAATCAATAAAAGGAGTCAAATCATAGATAAAGCTGACGTAGCCATTTGGACGAGTGCCGACTTCCTGACCGTTCAAGTAAACAGTGCTTCGGTGAAAAACCCCATCAAAATGGATGTGTACTCTTTGACCTGCTTTCACGTGAGACACATCTAGTTTTTTTCGATACCAGCCGATGCCACCAGGTAAGAATCCACCAGCCGTTCCACTCGGATGCTGATGATGAAAGTCTCCTCCAATGCTCCAATCATGTGGCACATCGAGCATTTCCCATCCACGATCATCGAACTGTTGATTGTACGCATCAGTCACATCATCCTGTACAAATTTCCACCCTTTATCAATGTTTACTTTTAAGCTTTTGTTGCTCATCGTTTCACCTCTGATATTGTAATCAAATTTTTTCTTTAACCAAATCAATTCGCACACTGTTTGAAAGCTAAAAAATTACTTACTTACCATAAATGTGAACGTTCACATTTATGACAATGCTATCGTTCGTGACTTTTTCTTTAAAGCTTAAAATAGTCTGGGAATCTTGCAACGAGGCAATCTTTCTCAAAAAAAACAAGCCTTAAATGGTCACTCATTCGTTGATCTGCTTGGTCTGGCAGCTTTTGCTTAATTAATTCATAAATGTGTTTATGCTGGGCAATAATTTCACTCCATTCTAAAGTGGAGAAAACTCTCAGCTGGCGCAAACGATTAAAATGCGAGTTCATAAACTCCATCATTTCCCATGTTCTGATTTTGCCACAACCATAAAACAATAGCTTATGAAATTCATTGTCTAGTTCAAACAACTTTGAATGATTCCCTTTCTTCTCACACAACTCTTGCATCATCAGGTTGGATTCCAACTGAAAGAGATGGTCTTCCGAGAGTACTTCGCATGCTTGTTTGACAATGGCACGCTCAATATGTTCTCTCACAAATCTCCCCTCTTCCACATAATCAAGTTGAATAAGAGATACTACGGTTCCGCTTTGAGGATAGATGTCTAACAACTTCTCCTGTGCGAGCTTTACAAATGAATCCCTGACAGGTGCACGGCTCACATCTAATTTGCGCGCGATTTCATTCTCGGAAATTTTTTGACCTGGTCTGAGCTCCAACGTCAATATTTTGTTTTTAAGGGTGTCATACGTGAATTCCCCAATTGATTTTTTCGGTTGTCCGTCCACAGATGTGAATTTCAATGGGATCTCCTCTAAAACGGCTTATTAATCATACTAGTATGTCAGTTAGAAAAAGAATGACAAATTGAAATATATGATTTGTCTGTTTAGTATAATGGATTCCGTTTTTAATGACAACCATTTTTTTAGTCGTCGAACGTGCAACGCCTACACTACAATTTCCATACAATTCGTGGAGTCATTGGGAGTCATTGTATCTAATCAATGAATTCATGCTTCATGAAGAACGATGACACGGCTTCCTTTTGTTCGATTCTCCTGATGAAGCTCTCTCATTCGTCTCCATAATTCGAAAGCCAGGTTTCGACCCATTGTTCATAATCATCCTGAACGACCTCCGCAGTTCGTCCGTCAATTGAGTTCCCTGGAGACGAGTAAGCTTTATTTCCTATAGGGACCGAGGAACCTCCAAATGGCTTATTGTTGTTTATATAAACAGACACATGCGCATGTGTGTAATTCTCATCGTTAACATAGGCTTTATCCAATGGATGGTTTGTGACATTGAACTGAAAGACTTCTACCGTTTCGCCGATAAAACGATCTGGCGGCACATCCTGCACCGCCCAAAAGTTTCTTTCTGGCATTTTAGCTAATGCTGCTCGTTCCACTTTTTTCTCGTACGAGCCTTTATATGAAAGAATTTCATACCCTTTCCCTTCAAGAAGTTCTTTTGCCGTCTCAGCGTTTTGCGAGAGTGATTCTTCCTGTGGTTCTTGGTTTGCACATGCTGTAAATAAAACGAACACACAAAAAAAGGCAAGCATCATGAGCTTCAGCTCCGTCATGCTTTTTCCTCAATATTGACCGATAAGTACTTTCGCTGAATTTCCTGCAACGACCATTTTTCCGGTTGGATGAGTTCGCGCACCCAATCCTCGAGCGGCGAATGTAATTGGAGCTGTTTCTCCTCCAAGATTTGCTTTAACTCTAGATCTGAAGGGGTCGGAAACCACCAAGTGAACACCGAACTGTATTCATGGTGAAGCATTGCTTCGAAATAGCCATGAATAAGCGCTGCATTTGTTTTCGCATGAAACTGAAACGGTCCTTCTGGAAAAACCGCTGGATAAATTGCTGGATAGGCAAGCGGTCCATGAAAAAGAAAAAGTCCAATTAACCCAATTGGTGGAATGGCACGCCCTTTTCCTGGAAGCTCAATAGGCAGTGCTGAAGTGAAATTCACTCGAATAACCACACCATCGATAAATTTCTGTTCGATTGGATCCTCTCTTTCATAAATGCCTAACTCCCTTGCTTCGTTATCCCAATAGACGATGGATGTATTATGGGAAAGCCAAAAAAGGGTCGATAATTTTATAAAATGAGTGTGCCAAGCTTTCACGAATCCTGGCCGAAAAAGATCTGTTAGCTTTAAACGACCATATTTTCGATGCCATGCATCTGATTCCTCTATATAGTTAATAAAATGCTGAATCCTTGGGTGCATCGCGGTTCTCTTTGCTTCATAAAGATCATTCGCTTGCTGAAGATCCTCTGCAAA
This genomic interval from Aureibacillus halotolerans contains the following:
- a CDS encoding glycoside hydrolase family 2 protein, whose protein sequence is MSNKSLKVNIDKGWKFVQDDVTDAYNQQFDDRGWEMLDVPHDWSIGGDFHHQHPSGTAGGFLPGGIGWYRKKLDVSHVKAGQRVHIHFDGVFHRSTVYLNGQEVGTRPNGYVSFIYDLTPFIDLNDENVIAVKVDNSDQPNCRWHSGSGIYRHVWLSVHDPLHIDHYGTSVTTPKVTADVAEVSVQTVIVNHSDSSRTYTLRTSVNQKQDEAAIEAREQEATILPGEKQTLTQRFLIHTPDLWSPEKPALYETVNEVMENGQSIEVQNTTFGIRSIRFSSTNGFFLNEQSMKLKGINLHHDAGCLGAAVPERALERRLQIAKEMGCNSVRCSHNIPAPEMLEMCDRMGFLVIDEAFDKWTGGGYGDDFNDWWERDLKAMLERDRNHPCIFLWSVGNEVENQGSPESVNILKMLVDYVHEFEPTRLVTCALRLPHEMSDHEGIIENILSMADQMDVLSLNYMEPWYDEFKARRPELVIIGSETFPHFRSKRDFFRAYDVKNPWFDVVENDYVVGQYLWTLFDYIGESPKWPSKGWASSIIDTCGFRKPTSYFHQSVWSDKPMVHIAIYNDAMPMPLEKTLWNWPKMCSHWNLPHLESHLARLVTFTNCEKVELWLNGNKFNEKWLSDYPDAMMTWYVPYVPGVIKAVGFQNGKPVSEHELKTAGEADQIVMEPDRTSITADGNDIVHVDVSIADRDGIVVPDADQLITFSIKGEGKIIGVDNGNLDSHERFKGNQRSAYRGKCLVIVQSTSQSGSIALIASASGVLSAKTTIQSNAVTSAQIGVSEHQYV
- a CDS encoding GntR family transcriptional regulator, translating into MKFTSVDGQPKKSIGEFTYDTLKNKILTLELRPGQKISENEIARKLDVSRAPVRDSFVKLAQEKLLDIYPQSGTVVSLIQLDYVEEGRFVREHIERAIVKQACEVLSEDHLFQLESNLMMQELCEKKGNHSKLFELDNEFHKLLFYGCGKIRTWEMMEFMNSHFNRLRQLRVFSTLEWSEIIAQHKHIYELIKQKLPDQADQRMSDHLRLVFFEKDCLVARFPDYFKL